In a genomic window of Gossypium arboreum isolate Shixiya-1 chromosome 7, ASM2569848v2, whole genome shotgun sequence:
- the LOC108473837 gene encoding uncharacterized protein LOC108473837: MAPYEALYGCKCRTPLHLTKLGERRVLGTKLVSETEDKVRLIQDNLKAPSDRQKSCADMKRHDIEYSVGDFIFLKVSPWKKVLRFGYKGKLSPRFIKPYWILKHIGLVTYQLELSPELDRIHNVFHVLMLRRYSSDPTHMVPVEEIEVLRRKSIPLVKVLWRNHNTEEATWEHEDLMH, from the exons atggcaccttacgaggctctataTGGatgtaagtgtcgtactcctctACATTTGACTAAGTTGGGTGAACGTCGAGTTTTGGGTACTAAATTGGTTTCcgagactgaggataaggttagactgattcAAGATAATCTGAAAGCACcgtctgatagacagaagtcttgtGCGGATATGAAGAGGCAtgatattgagtactctgtgggagACTTCATTTTTCTAAAggtttctccatggaagaaagttctgagaTTTGGTTACAAGGGAAaattgagccctaggttcatcaAACCATATTGGATTCTGAAACATATAGGGCTGGTCACTTATCAGTTAGAGCTATCTCCAGAGTTGGACCGCATCCATAATGTCTTTCATGTCTTGATGTTGAGGCGTTACAGCTCTGATCCTACTCATATGGTccctgttgaggagattgag GTCCTGAGGAGGAAGTCCATTCCATTGGTGAAGGTTCTGTGGCGGAATCATAacactgaggaggccacgtgggaacatGAGGACTTGATGCATTAG